In Tachysurus vachellii isolate PV-2020 chromosome 3, HZAU_Pvac_v1, whole genome shotgun sequence, one genomic interval encodes:
- the LOC132842565 gene encoding myosin-13-like produces the protein MDSQIVKKTQSLTTAEEMRNQTKLVMQPYANWEEYLTPAPLSIAILGELVFISSNTDFSINKNPPKVGYKFIKYPDSFRACLMQVCNSGWWAFNEAHKNMDQIRLYTMAVPDYMKMAVKILFQGSDEVVEAHLPDQLENIRVVADDCLELAKSTEDHFTVVINIIHELLEACVNAEHFYGEELEEIKRKLEEANLRKQSSEEATKRSEKALKYMEKQLNEAQESYSKAMDSMPSGWEMMGMDLVEGITEAYATLINRIVSMGPEMLIQNSLKTKMSKSPEPEADSIDEIIIYSKSTEILKCTENIQEIVIENTINWKDLYDQKHKTTKTNFQADQFKRIRESLKEFPDCKTKEKAQNICTKGIEICEELAKYTPEQKCEEAKTNELIKLIRNLNESARKFDSKSKSVTKSPALTPKLPMMYKEESNTGKVKASQRASDNARFRIEQSRTQLDQSRESYEKSVENMEKNQKELTDILITMRKCEIKEIDFNTTIKMLVKGMDAMGRVKEQWEKMVRFFQMVSNIVKIHLTRTLKNFVSTSQKTQKLSYNAKLFSKDMLYNQAFQATNIANLVNMISTTYTEVSTKHIMDRVSTLGKLMVMDKEKAEGKEFQFEVDQLRNSCDGAQKAILVLVLKNKKEFEEKCLARIEKIDKELLAILPAAAPEEIKSIQAAVKSGFTEEDESAYV, from the coding sequence ATGGATTCGCAAATTGTAAAGAAAACTCAAAGCCTCACCACAGCTGAGGAGATGAGGAACCAAACCAAGCTTGTGATGCAGCCGTATGCCAACTGGGAGGAGTATCTGACTCCAGCTCCTCTCTCCATAGCCATCCTGGGAGAGCTGGTCTTCATCTCCTCCAATACAGATTTCTCCATCAACAAGAACCCACCTAAAGTTGGCTACAAGTTCATCAAATACCCAGATTCATTTCGTGCCTGCCTCATGCAGGTGTGTAACTCAGGCTGGTGGGCTTTCAACGAGGCCCATAAGAACATGGATCAGATTAGACTTTACACCATGGCAGTTCCTGATTACATGAAGATGGCTGTGAAGATCCTGTTCCAAGGCAGTGATGAGGTTGTTGAAGCTCACCTCCCTGACCAGCTGGAGAACATCCGTGTTGTTGCAGATGACTGTCTTGAGCTGGCCAAATCAACAGAAGATCATTTCACTGTTGTCATCAACATTATCCACGAACTGCTGGAAGCATGTGTAAATGCTGAGCACTTTTATggagaggagctggaggaaatcaagaggaaactggaggaaGCCAATCTGAGAAAACAGTCATCAGAAGAAGCAACTAAACGCTCAGAGAAGGCACTGAAGTACATGGAAAAGCAGCTGAATGAAGCACAAGAAAGTTACAGCAAAGCAATGGATTCAATGCCCAGTGGATGGGAAATGATGGGAATGGATTTGGTTGAAGGCATAACTGAGGCCTACGCAACTCTTATTAATAGAATAGTATCCATGGGACCTGAAATGTTAATACAGAATTctcttaaaacaaaaatgtctaAAAGTCCAGAACCTGAAGCTGATAGCATAgatgaaataattatttatagtaAATCTACAGAAATCCTGAAATGCACAGAGAATATTCAAGAGATTGTGATTGAAAACACAATTAACTGGAAAGATTTGTatgatcaaaaacacaaaactacaaagacAAATTTTCAGGCAGATCAGTTCAAACGAATCAGGGAGAGTTTAAAAGAATTTCCAGactgcaaaacaaaagagaaagctCAAAACATCTGTACCAAAGGCATCGAGATCTGTGAAGAACTAGCAAAGTATACAccagaacagaaatgtgaagaaGCCAAAACAAATGAGTTGATTAAACTGATCAGAAACCTGAATGAATCAGCTCGTAAGTTTGACAGCAAAAGTAAATCTGTCACAAAGTCTCCTGCTCTGACTCCAAAACTACCAATGATGTATAAAGAAGAAAGTAACACTGGGAAGGTGAAAGCTTCACAAAGGGCATCAGATAATGCCAGGTTCCGCATAGAGCAGAGCCGCACTCAACTGGAccagagcagagagagttatGAGAAGAGTGTAGAGAACATGGAGAAGAACCAAAAGGAGCTGACTGACATCCTGATCACCATGAGGAAGTGTGAGATCAAAGAGATAGACTTTAACACCACTATAAAAATGTTGGTTAAGGGTATGGATGCCATGGGAAGAGTGAAGGAGCAGTGGGAGAAGATGGTGCGCTTCTTTCAGATGGTGTCCAACATTGTGAAAATCCACCTGACCAGAACCCTTAAAAATTTTGTATCCACATCTCAGAAGACACAGAAGCTTTCCTACAACGCAAAGCTCTTCTCTAAAGATATGCTCTACAATCAAGCCTTTCAAGCCACTAACATCGCCAACCTTGTCAACATGATCTCTACAACCTACACTGAGGTGTCCACCAAACACATCATGGATCGTGTCAGCACTCTGGGAAAACTGATGGTCATGGACAAGGAAAAGGCAGAGGGCAAGGAGTTTCAGTTTGAGGTTGATCAGTTACGGAACTCCTGTGATGGGGCTCAGAAAGCCATCTTAGTCCTTGTCCTCAAGAACAAGAAGGAGTTTGAAGAGAAGTGTCTTGCAAGAATTGAGAAGATTGATAAAGAGTTGCTCGCCATTCTCCCTGCTGCTGCTCCAGAAGAGATAAAGAGCATTCAAGCAGCTGTTAAAAGTGGATTCACAGAAGAAGATGAATCAGCCTACGTCtga